A segment of the Amia ocellicauda isolate fAmiCal2 chromosome 5, fAmiCal2.hap1, whole genome shotgun sequence genome:
GGGGAACTCGGCTCTCGGCGGCGAccgtgtttgttattgaatgtgAAATTGGCCGAGACATCCGGGTCCCGGAGgctgtttgtgtctgtgctcAGCCCTGTGGATGGGCTTGTGTTTGGGGATGGAAACGACTGCGTGTCTGGGACTGTGGAGGGGAAACTAaccgtgttgttgttgttgttgttgttgttgtgtttaggAGACGATGCTCTTCTGGCGGGGGGATCTGGACAGACCATCTTCTGTCTCTACCAACATGTCCACCCGGAGGTGATATGCTCTGATCAGGTGAGGACCGTGTTATTTTTATAAGTACactgtaatatattgtatattgtatggaTTGCAGGAGACTTCACTGGTATTTGATTTGCATACGGCATGTCGCTGCTTTTTCGCGTTTGCGTATTGCGTAATGACGTAAAGGGGCGTGACGTTACGTGTGTTAATGCATCTTAGCCCAAATGATGTATCCCCTTAAATTGTTTATACTGTTTTTTTAGTGGGTCATCTATTATTTGTGGTTTGTTTATTGTAGttctaaataaaaacatttaatattttgtagggggggggggttaaatgGCATATCATTCAGGCCACAGTGgtgaatgttattttttttttaaatctgtcttGAATAGCCATGTCACAATGAGAACAGGAGAAATAACAATGGGGGGGTAGAGGGAGGTTCTCAGGTTACACTTACAAACCCCACTGATGGCTCCAGTTACAATACACTTAAAGAGTGCAGACTTAATCCCATACAATTTAGCAAACAATGGTGAGAGAGGTTCCCAACAATCAGTGTGCATGAATATTTAAAgcctttctttcttattttttgtttttaaccaacTCTGTAGTGGATTGCAGGAAATGCTGCAAGAATTGAACTGATATGATGACTACATGAATTTTagggaaataaataacaggGCTGTCGGTCTCCAGGTTCGTCACGTGACAATCGCATcgattttctttctcttgtcaATATAAGTTGATTGTTTgaatactaaaccacacttctGATGTCCCTCATAGCCTatctaaatgaaaacatttgatttgcatAATGCCCATTACTTTAAAAAAGGTTGTTggatataacagttcaaaaccAACATAAAAAGCCCCTCAATTGCCACTGCCGTGTCAGCAGACATTAGAtcagattacatttaaactttgtatttttaaaatatacaccgaatatttaattaaaaatgtcctCTGAAAAACAGCCCTAACCCTTACCTGCAAGCATGCATGTGGACACACCTTGTTATTGTGTCTTTATCCACcatctttacagcaaagtgtcGTGCAATATAAAtggaaacataaaatacaatgtcTCAAAACaggtagttttttttattatagttaaccAATCTGTTAAGGTTACTGTGTTTTGGACTCTTTAGTATTTTCTGTACTTTcagtatagtttattttttattattattttttaaatgttactgaACCGGGTTATATCAATCAAGGCTTTTACACTGATTCGCAGTTTCCAACcctttttctgtatttaataaaatacaaatttaaagttAGCATGCATACGTCACTGTGCGTGAGGTTTATTATGAGTAGTTTAACATTTTCCACTCAAACCAAATCAAAATGAAATACCTATTTATAAGCCTTGTACTTGTAAAAACAAACTACAAGGGGGTGTTCTGTTTGTATGGATTACCttacaaaaaaaacaggttattcaattattttaattaccctAGTCATGCAAATTACCACCAACAAAGCTTCCAACCATCCTTCTATAATGTGTTCCAAACCTTCGAATAGGAATATTGACCCTTCGGGGCAGCCATAGTTACCAGGAgacaaaacacattattattattttattattataggttattttcttttcacacAGCAGAAGTACATTTGTCTGAAAAGCtctgaatttattttatttaaacttggCTGGGTTCTATTCCAACTGCCCCTGCATACTGAGAGATTGTGTTGTTCAGTTGTAGGCATGACCTCCCAGCTTCAGGTCTTCTCGCCTCCCACTGTGTCGTCGAGTGCCTTTTGCCGAGTGAAAAAACTGAAGGTGGAGAGCTGCGCGTGGGAAGTGACGGGCCAATCGGCAGACGGCAAGTTCTACCCTCTGAGTGCCTCTCAGGGCGACCCCTCTGCCGCAGCCATCAGTGGAGGCCAGTCCTCCAACTTCAACGCCCCAGTCACGGCCTACACTTCCGCCAACCTGCTCTTCCCTCCAGCCGGAGGCTCGCGCGGCCACATCGTGGTTCGGGCGGCGGATAGCACTGGCAGCGCCCCGGGGCCTTCCACCCGGCGAGCCAGTGACCTCTCCCTGCGCGACCCCTACCAGAAGTATGGCCTGAAGCGGAAGAGCGAGGAGGTTGAGAGCAGTGGCAGCGTTCAGATCCTAGAGGAGCTTTCGGCTCCCCTGCTGCCTAACCGCAATGGGGCCGGCACCACCACCCAGTCCATCACCCACTCCACCTCCACCACCAAGAGCAGCAGCTCCAACAGTGAAGGGGACTACCAGCTGGTGCAACATGAGATCGTGTGCTCCAACTCCAACAGCTACGAGGTGCTTGAGTTCCTGGGCCGCGGCACCTTCGGCCAGGTAGCCAAATGCTGGAAGCGTGGCACCAATGAAATAGTGGCCATTAAGATTCTCAAAAACCATCCGTCCTACGCACGCCAGGGGCAGAttgaggtgagtgtgtggttAAAGCAGGTTAACGTTGGCCAAATGTGGTTATCGGGTAgatcctgtttgttttttttgtgttctcTTTGACAGTCATGTGTAGTCTTTTGGTTTGTTTCCAAATTACATAATATCCACAACCCCTTACCCCCCAAGAAGGGGGTTAACCCTAAACctaatacatttgcataatttaagttgtcatcatttttagttttttttttctccccagtcAAATGGCTGCCAGAAATAAACGACTATGGCACAGCGTAtaacaaagaaaatgtttaaacCATTGCTAAGAGCCATTTACCTAagattaaaacagaaaaaataacaagaaCTAGCACTCTTTTTGTAGCTATAGATGTGATTTCAATCTCCTCTCCAGGTGAGCATTCTGAACCGGCTGAGCACGGAAAATGCGGACGAGTACAACTTCGTGCGCTCGTACGAGTGCTTCCACCACAAGAATCACACTTGCCTGGTGTTCGAGATGCTGGAGCAGAACCTGTACGATTTCCTCAAACACAGCAAGTTCAGCCCGCTGCTGCTCAAGTGCATCCGACCCATCCTGCAGCAGGTGGCCACTGCGCTGATGAAGCTGAAGAGCCTCGGCCTGATCCACGCCGACCTGAAGCCCGAGAACATCATGCTCGTGGACCCCCTGCGGCAGCCCTACCGCGTCAAAGTCATCGACTTTGGCTCGGCCAGTCATGTGTCCAAGGCCGTTTGCTCCACCTATCTTCAGTCCCGCTACTACAGGTGAGATTTGTTAATGATGTCATCTACTGATGGTACCCAGACACAGCCTGAATCTCCTAAACTGCAACACCTCCCACTTAGGATGTTCAGTTGATAACACAGACGGGAATGTCATACTTGCTTAAGGGAGACCGTCTGGGTTTCGATCAGACGGGCCAGTGTGTCTTTACATCACtctttgtttggtttatttCAGGGCCCCGGAGATTATCCTGGGACTGCCATTTTGTGAAGCGATTGACATGTGGTCCCTGGGCTGCGTCATTGCCGAGCTTTTTCTGGGGTGGCCACTGTACCCCGGGGCTTCGGAGTACGACCAGGTCAGTATGTTTTTCATCCCATTGTGTCAATAACTTTGTCCTGCAAGAATCATGCATGGATTATTAATGGTATGGAGGCCAAACGAGAATCCTCTAAAGACAGTCCAGCATTGTTTACTGGTATCTTTCAACTATTGACAACATCAAGATTAAGAAAAACTGAGCCTCAGATACTGTTACTTAACTGCTTCGGTCGCTCTTCGTGGTCGTTCAGCAATAATAAACTGGTAAAAACTGAGCTGGGGGAACTAAAGATGAAAAGAAAGAAGCTCAAAGATGGTGGTACCTTTTAATCTGTTTTTGTGATTTGGCTTGTGCCGATACTGAGATCAGCTGCGGTGCTGTGAATTATATAATTTTCTTTTACCACCAGGAGAATAAAATGGTCTAGAAAAAGAATTAGATTTTGTCCCAACTGGTTTTCAACCCCCCCTTTTCCACAGTCATGCATGGATACAAAGATGGGGCTTGGCAGGCTTTTCAAAGCACAAACCACTCCCCCTGTCCGGGCCCTGTACCCCGAGTGGGTTCCAAATGTTGTTTACCAACATTCCTGTTGCATTCCTAGATGGAGCGAGATTGCTCAgagcgctgctgctgctgctgctatgtTTGTTTATTCCTGTCAGTTGTTTCCTGGAGCTTTCATCTCCTGTAGATCAGAATCCTTCTCTTCTTCCGTCTTCAGTTGTCATCTTACTTTTCTTTTCACACAGTAGTCCTTTTGTCGTCTCACATTTTTTCCCCAATTCAATATTTTACAAATCTATAACAcagctttattattatgatgatgcaCCTTATTTGTATTTCAGTGATATGGATTGTACCTCTTTATTTCAGATCCGATACATCTCGCAGACGCAGGGGCTGCCGGCTGAGTATTTGCTGAGCGCGGGAACCAAGACCGTCCGTTTCTTTAACCGAGGCTCAGATTCCAGCTATCCTCTATGGAGGCTGAAGGTAAGTGGCTTACTTAAGAGACCAAACAAGAGGTGCAGGATTGTCTCTGAAAGTTTTAATTAGCACtcttctaaaatgtattttactttctGTTTATTCAGACGCCAACAGAGCATGAAGCAGAGATGGGTATAAAGTCCAAGGAAGCCAGGAAGTACATTTTCAACTGTCTGGATGATATGATGCAGGTAAAGATTTCCCCTTATCACCATgtaagtgttgtttttttatttatttatttcattgatTGACCCCTTTAGCCAAGGTGATTGACAAGGGCCGCAATAAGAACATTCAAGGCATTATGAATACAACAGAAAGGAAATTATTGTATAGTTGTCCAAAAAGCTGCACATGTCTGTTGATGTTTTTCtggggttttttttttattgcaaagGTGAACATGTCGACGGATTTGGAAGGCACTGATATGTTGGCAGAGAAGGCGGACCGCAGGGAGTTCATCGACTTGCTGAAGAAAATGCTGACCCTGGATGCAGACAAAAGGATCACACCGTTGAAGACACTGGGTCACCCTTTCGTGACCATGGCTCATCTGCTGGACTTCCCCCACAGCTCCCAGTAAGAGAGAAGCCTCCTTCGCCAGAGACTTTGTGCAGACCTGTAATCATGTGCTTCACATTATTGCCCTAAAGCTGTTCCTTCATTAGTGTTGTGGCTTGGGTTTTTAGATCACTTTTTAGAAAAATGTACTGTCTTCAATCTCAGGATTGGAAAAGCTCCCCCTCACAGATTAGTTGTGTTTGCTAGTGTAAATATCACTCCCAGTGGCCTCTCCAACACTAACCAAGCCTGGTTTTGGATATTTACCCCGTACTTTgccctttttctttccttcagcGTAAAATCCTGCTTTCAGAACATGGAGATCTGTAAGCGCAGGACCAATCCCTTCGATAATGGGAAGAATCTGTTTTCCAGCAACACGGCGCCAAACGCTGCCGCAAACCTCACCGTTACATTCAGCAGCCAGCTAAACCAACACAATCAGGTAACGCACAACTCCCTGCTTTTTTGTTTATGCTCTAGGCATTTCGAAGAACTCCTTGCTTCCTGCATTTTAATAGTATTCCTTAGAATGTCTGTTATTATAAGTATTAAACTCTAATGCTCAAGAGTGGAATAAAACTAGTTCCTTTGACGAGGTGACCAGTGCTAGTGCCTGGGTTATTGCATGCATCTACCAAGGTTTTATCCGGGAGCTTCCCTAACTTATGCTCCTAAAGTTTACAATGTATACCAGTGGTTAGTCAGCTCAGGAAAGGACtactaaaatatcagacaaAGTAAATGCAAAATCATTTCCTAAACTATTTATAAGCTCATGAGAGGTTACAGACGTTTTCTGGTTCCTCCTCACATTGTGGTCCAAGAATGTTACCAATTGGTTAATTTGAAGGACTCCTCTTGGCACTTGTCCCACTGTATCCCACAGACCCTTGGAGCCAAGTGCTTCCTGTTCTCGTTTCTGCTCCTCCCTGCTCTTAATCCCAGTTTGACTTCTGTTTTATGGCCTCTGATCTTATTTTTCCATGTCTGACATAATGCTAACAGGTTTGCCTTTTAACGATTGCTCGGTCACAGTGTgccgctgtttttttttttttgtttttttttgcttatgtATCTTTTCAGGTTGCCTCTGCAGgcgctccttctctctctctcagcggtACCAATGTGCCACTGCTCAGTTATCAACCTGCTCTGTATCAGCAGGCCACGGTCAACATCCCCGGCATCACTCAGCAGAGGGTACCGCTGCAGGCTAGACCCAACCAGCTGTGCGCCCAGACAGAGCCCTTCCAGCAAACCCTCATTGTGTGTCCCCCGACCATCCAAGGTAAGCATGCTTTATTCCAGCTCCTCTTGCAAGGGTCTACTGTCGCGGTGTCAATTGTGTCGGTTTTTCGGCAGTAGATCTGGTAATGAGCGTGTCTGAACTGCGTGGCTTTTAAATTAGAGCTGAAACGGTTATTAAAAGCTTCACAATCTTTCTTCTCCAGGGCTTCAGACCTCTTCGAAACATTCTGGCTTCCCAGTTAGGATGGACAATGCAGTTCCCCTTGTGCCACAGAACCAGTCGGGCCAGCCCCTGCAGCTACAGCCGGGAATGCTCACCCAGGTAGGAGGTTTAAATGTATTCAGGACCCTTAAGACATTATGAAGGGTATCCAAGGTGAGTAGGTATAGGTGGTCAAGACAGACTCAAAGGGCGTGTTGTGAGGGTCGCAAAAATAATTGTGCTCTTTCCCCACTCGTTTCTGTTTCTTGTTATCTGTGTACTGAAAAAATTACAGCTTTGTTGCACATTGCGGAAATGGTGCCCAGGACTCTTAAGGAAAGGACTAGGGGCGCCTCGGTCTCCCCATAAAGATGGAGCTGCATGGCTGTACCTCCCCGAGAAAGCTAGCATCACGCAAAGAAACATTGCATGTGCGATCAGTTGATCCAAATAGACTTCTAGGGACGTATAGCATCAGTTGTTGGGTATCTATGGGTACTAGGTCATTTAAGATCAAAGTCAATGCTGGACTGCACAGGGAGCCAGTGTAGTGAAGCCAGCGTGGGTGTGATTTGTTCCCATTTCTGGGCTCCAGTTGGGAATCTTCTAGTCGCGTTCGGCACAGGACCGGACGCCCCAGAGGAAGGAGCATGTAGTGTCGTTAATGACTGGGTTGGCTGTCTCGGTTTCCTGTGGATGTTCTGATGGTCAGCGGGTCTGATGGTGAGCTTTGTCTCGTGTACTAAACTCTCCCAAGAGCAGCCAAGGATCACTCTGGTCTCTGTCACTTTAAAATAGTGCTCTGGTCTGTTTTTCTCGAGACTCCTGCCAGGCAAAATAATGGACCTGTGCTTCTGGATCTTTCCATCTATGTTCTGGCTTCTGACACATACAATGAAGCATTCATGCTCCGtcattaaagttttttttttttttttaatgttctttttTATGACATTAAACTCTCTCCAAACCCAAATGATTTATAAACTGCTGCGACACTGTCTAGGGTGGCGTTGTCCTGATGTGTTTCGTGAGCAGTTTCAGAACATATAGGATGACCTATTAGACTTTTACTGCTGCTGCATTCATCTCCTGATTCAGCTCAGCCTCCATCTCATCAACCAGGGAATAAAATCAGGAATAGAATCATTAATTAGTAGAGACCGGTGGGCCAGTCTCCTTTTCTTTACTACAGGGAGTTCAAAACCTGATTTATTGGCATCTCAAATTTGGAAACTCTTTAAAATGAGGTCAGCGTCTTCCTGTGCCGCAACCCGACCCGACCCGTGTTTCCCCTTGAACGGTGTTTATTTGCCAGGGTAAAGTACCCGATTTAGGCTGGTGAGGACAGCTCGATTCACAGTGCTGTCATTGCGACCCTTGTGATTCTCCTCCTACCTCCAcagttttaatataattaatgcCGATCACAGTGATGCTGTCGGAGAAGGTAATTTGtacagattaaaataattaaatgagaaAAGGATGCTCAGAACAGGTTGGGTCCACAAGCATCTCTCctttcctccctctcccccttctCCCGATGGTTGATGAGGGAGCACCGTCGTCGTGATTGCCCGTGGCACTTGGCTGTGTGTCtaacctccccccccacccccccaccctcctctcTAGGGATCCTGCACTCCACTGATGGTGGCCACCTTGCATCCACACGTTGCCACAGTCGCGCCACAGTACTCGGTCCCCTTGGCGCTGGGCTGCGCGGCAGGAAGGCCAACCCTTCTCGAGCAGACCGCCACTGTGCTGGTAAAACCCCCCTCTCTGCTCCGACGCTGTTCCTCACACTAACCGCTCCTCTGTGTCGTCGACTTAACTCCTCGTTTATCTCGACCCTAGGGCTGCGGCGGCATGGGAGCATGTGCTGACTTTGGTTATGCCTCGTTTTGTTTGTCGTTTGCGGCGTCGGCCCCCTGCTTCGCTTTGCTTGCAGCTTTCGTGGCCGTGACTCACGCTCGCTGCCGTGCCTCCAAACCTCCTCCTGAGACGTGCGGGGATGTAAACGTTAGGAACGCAGCCGAGGGGAGGCCAGCCAAACCTGCCCGGAGCGCCGGTGTGTCCCATAGTTCTGTTTTGAACCTCCGCCGCCAAGAACTAAACAGCTGGATGTTGGAGAAAAGCGATtgctatataattatattaagaaATGTGTCAGTCGTGTTTTTTTTGCTTGCAGGGCTGCTAGATTTCTTgtcatctttttttctttttcctcttaGTTACTTCTATTACTTCCCCCCCACAAAGCACGTTCCCGGGTGTTTAAACGTCTTTACCTGCAGATGCATTAACAGCTGCCCTGTTGTCTGTCTCTAGGTCTTGTAGGACACTTTTGGAGCGTCGTCGGCATGACTGCTTCGCATGTACCTGCTTACAAAGACAGCACTGCATCGTCCACTCTGTCCCTGTGTTGCCTGAGTATTGTGTGTCCAGTGGAGACTGTTGAAAATacgtttgtgttttttctatctctgcattaatgtaaAATTCCTCCTCTGCAGGTCATGGCTCTGGACAGTCATattctacatatatataatcgtctgtgtgtgtgtgtgtatatacatgtttatataATATAGAGAGTATATATGAAATATGTCCCTCCACCACAAAACCTGGCATAAGTCTCACTCCCTTTGTCTTAAGGTCAAACTTTCCAATGTTGAGACCGCTGTATTAAGCCATATTTGATTCTCAGTTAAATCACTGGGCTCTGCTGACAAGTCATGCATTTATTAATGATTGCTTTACATTTAAAAGGATGCTCTTTGAACTGCAATCAGGAGATACCGAGCCGAGGACAAGTAGTTGTGCTGTTTCCTAATTCTCATTCATTGATTTGTCTTGAAAAAATTCAACAACCCTTTTCACTCAAAGAAAAGCACAACCACCCACTGACTGAGTCGATTATCACCTGATTACAGTTTAAACAGCAATTTATATGAATGTAAGTAGTATTAAATGATTCATTTGTCATCTGATCTCTGTGAGTTCATTGAGAAACAGACAGGGATTGACATCCCTTGTTTACAGGCCGGTAGATATTAAAGGCAGACGGCTCTTATCAGTGAAGGTTTTAACCTTGTATTGTAAGATGAAGTGGCACGACTTTCAACTGGTTTTGTGTGGCAGGGTCATGTCATGTcatttttacagcattttaacCTCCAGTGTTTCTTGAATTGACATTGAAGAGAGAGGTTTCTGAAGTGGGAATCTCACTAATTTATTGTCCTGCAGATCACTCTCCGAGCTTGTTCAGTAATTGTGGACTCTTTTGGTTTAATACCGTCTGTAAAAATAATGAGTTGGCATTGTAAGCCTTAACCGTATAGAGTCTCCGTGAGCCCCGGAAAGAACAGGAAGTAGAACGGAACTGGACTTTAGTGAAGATGAGCCTGTTTGTAGTCGCATTGTATGGCACTTCCCTAAGCAATTAGACTCCATCACTCAGTCAGATCTTCAAACACATTCTGGACTTTAAACTTCCTGTCCACCGTTGTGTGACTGTTAGGTTGGGCATCAAACCCCTGCTGACACACTGACGGCGTATAGGGACCAGAGTTAAACTTTCATATATAGGAAATGGCCGGCTTTGTGAACTACTGCTGTAACAAGTGACTTCATTGTAATGCGGTGATAGCATTTTCCCTGAAAAGCATACTAGTAAGCCTTGTAATTAGCAAAGCTACATAAACATGTGTTTACAGTTGTCATGGAGAATGGTAAATGACCTGATAATATGTTGACTAGAATATTCATTGCACTTTAGTCT
Coding sequences within it:
- the LOC136749318 gene encoding homeodomain-interacting protein kinase 1 isoform X5 — encoded protein: MTSQLQVFSPPTVSSSAFCRVKKLKVESCAWEVTGQSADGKFYPLSASQGDPSAAAISGGQSSNFNAPVTAYTSANLLFPPAGGSRGHIVVRAADSTGSAPGPSTRRASDLSLRDPYQKYGLKRKSEEVESSGSVQILEELSAPLLPNRNGAGTTTQSITHSTSTTKSSSSNSEGDYQLVQHEIVCSNSNSYEVLEFLGRGTFGQVAKCWKRGTNEIVAIKILKNHPSYARQGQIEVSILNRLSTENADEYNFVRSYECFHHKNHTCLVFEMLEQNLYDFLKHSKFSPLLLKCIRPILQQVATALMKLKSLGLIHADLKPENIMLVDPLRQPYRVKVIDFGSASHVSKAVCSTYLQSRYYRAPEIILGLPFCEAIDMWSLGCVIAELFLGWPLYPGASEYDQIRYISQTQGLPAEYLLSAGTKTVRFFNRGSDSSYPLWRLKTPTEHEAEMGIKSKEARKYIFNCLDDMMQVKISPYHHVNMSTDLEGTDMLAEKADRREFIDLLKKMLTLDADKRITPLKTLGHPFVTMAHLLDFPHSSHVKSCFQNMEICKRRTNPFDNGKNLFSSNTAPNAAANLTVTFSSQLNQHNQQATVNIPGITQQRVPLQARPNQLCAQTEPFQQTLIVCPPTIQGLQTSSKHSGFPVRMDNAVPLVPQNQSGQPLQLQPGMLTQGSCTPLMVATLHPHVATVAPQYSVPLALGCAAGRPTLLEQTATVLQAWPAGTQQILIPSTWQQMPGIALHNAVQPVIAESPMGALLSDNMGAGQQLPSWRGSHGGQYNGVMQQASLLGGHMPLAAGVQPLHMGAAHGSRSQGGASGKRNKARATDNRNRALSLLEPPKVHHSPLLITTPYNSMASQPIIITDTPSPAVSVITIHSDTEDEDERKYHPTSCGLQQRSEVISCVTVHDSQDSDSSNGSPSTPKRLPNFVEAPPPLTKSLAIIVPSIKTQQGGHASSNSKASRVSGQAPNPCSKGKKAAQQQQQQAGTSGSSRNDHHQRGTPGRVQPLNLSQVQPPVSSSQDWGGSSSRSSRSSSSSSSSSSSLSRRQQAYVPVSSHAQYYLQEAPPHSAGLSHLSASATLGRQPHLYSYAPSASSAMAQLLAPQPGSHQVNASATFPPHASGLLHRKAGGMAHNLLGAPTVPTSQFQHQFSAQPYIATSRAGAVYGGYPISPRKINEFPYL
- the LOC136749318 gene encoding homeodomain-interacting protein kinase 1 isoform X10, encoding MTSQLQVFSPPTVSSSAFCRVKKLKVESCAWEVTGQSADGKFYPLSASQGDPSAAAISGGQSSNFNAPVTAYTSANLLFPPAGGSRGHIVVRAADSTGSAPGPSTRRASDLSLRDPYQKYGLKRKSEEVESSGSVQILEELSAPLLPNRNGAGTTTQSITHSTSTTKSSSSNSEGDYQLVQHEIVCSNSNSYEVLEFLGRGTFGQVAKCWKRGTNEIVAIKILKNHPSYARQGQIEVSILNRLSTENADEYNFVRSYECFHHKNHTCLVFEMLEQNLYDFLKHSKFSPLLLKCIRPILQQVATALMKLKSLGLIHADLKPENIMLVDPLRQPYRVKVIDFGSASHVSKAVCSTYLQSRYYRAPEIILGLPFCEAIDMWSLGCVIAELFLGWPLYPGASEYDQIRYISQTQGLPAEYLLSAGTKTVRFFNRGSDSSYPLWRLKTPTEHEAEMGIKSKEARKYIFNCLDDMMQVNMSTDLEGTDMLAEKADRREFIDLLKKMLTLDADKRITPLKTLGHPFVTMAHLLDFPHSSHVKSCFQNMEICKRRTNPFDNGKNLFSSNTAPNAAANLTVTFSSQLNQHNQVASAGAPSLSLSGTNVPLLSYQPALYQQATVNIPGITQQRVPLQARPNQLCAQTEPFQQTLIVCPPTIQGLQTSSKHSGFPVRMDNAVPLVPQNQSGQPLQLQPGMLTQAWPAGTQQILIPSTWQQMPGIALHNAVQPVIAESPMGALLSDNMGAGQQLPSWRGSHGGQYNGVMQQASLLGGHMPLAAGVQPLHMGAAHGSRSQGGASGKRNKARATDNRNRALSLLEPPKVHHSPLLITTPYNSMASQPIIITDTPSPAVSVITIHSDTEDEDERKYHPTSCGLQQRSEVISCVTVHDSQDSDSSNGSPSTPKRLPNFVEAPPPLTKSLAIIVPSIKTQQGGHASSNSKASRVSGQAPNPCSKGKKAAQQQQQQAGTSGSSRNDHHQRGTPGRVQPLNLSQVQPPVSSSQDWGGSSSRSSRSSSSSSSSSSSLSRRQQAYVPVSSHAQYYLQEAPPHSAGLSHLSASATLGRQPHLYSYAPSASSAMAQLLAPQPGSHQVNASATFPPHASGLLHRKAGGMAHNLLGAPTVPTSQFQHQFSAQPYIATSRAGAVYGGYPISPRKINEFPYL
- the LOC136749318 gene encoding homeodomain-interacting protein kinase 1 isoform X11, whose amino-acid sequence is MTSQLQVFSPPTVSSSAFCRVKKLKVESCAWEVTGQSADGKFYPLSASQGDPSAAAISGGQSSNFNAPVTAYTSANLLFPPAGGSRGHIVVRAADSTGSAPGPSTRRASDLSLRDPYQKYGLKRKSEEVESSGSVQILEELSAPLLPNRNGAGTTTQSITHSTSTTKSSSSNSEGDYQLVQHEIVCSNSNSYEVLEFLGRGTFGQVAKCWKRGTNEIVAIKILKNHPSYARQGQIEVSILNRLSTENADEYNFVRSYECFHHKNHTCLVFEMLEQNLYDFLKHSKFSPLLLKCIRPILQQVATALMKLKSLGLIHADLKPENIMLVDPLRQPYRVKVIDFGSASHVSKAVCSTYLQSRYYRAPEIILGLPFCEAIDMWSLGCVIAELFLGWPLYPGASEYDQIRYISQTQGLPAEYLLSAGTKTVRFFNRGSDSSYPLWRLKTPTEHEAEMGIKSKEARKYIFNCLDDMMQVNMSTDLEGTDMLAEKADRREFIDLLKKMLTLDADKRITPLKTLGHPFVTMAHLLDFPHSSHVKSCFQNMEICKRRTNPFDNGKNLFSSNTAPNAAANLTVTFSSQLNQHNQQATVNIPGITQQRVPLQARPNQLCAQTEPFQQTLIVCPPTIQGLQTSSKHSGFPVRMDNAVPLVPQNQSGQPLQLQPGMLTQQAWPAGTQQILIPSTWQQMPGIALHNAVQPVIAESPMGALLSDNMGAGQQLPSWRGSHGGQYNGVMQQASLLGGHMPLAAGVQPLHMGAAHGSRSQGGASGKRNKARATDNRNRALSLLEPPKVHHSPLLITTPYNSMASQPIIITDTPSPAVSVITIHSDTEDEDERKYHPTSCGLQQRSEVISCVTVHDSQDSDSSNGSPSTPKRLPNFVEAPPPLTKSLAIIVPSIKTQQGGHASSNSKASRVSGQAPNPCSKGKKAAQQQQQQAGTSGSSRNDHHQRGTPGRVQPLNLSQVQPPVSSSQDWGGSSSRSSRSSSSSSSSSSSLSRRQQAYVPVSSHAQYYLQEAPPHSAGLSHLSASATLGRQPHLYSYAPSASSAMAQLLAPQPGSHQVNASATFPPHASGLLHRKAGGMAHNLLGAPTVPTSQFQHQFSAQPYIATSRAGAVYGGYPISPRKINEFPYL
- the LOC136749318 gene encoding homeodomain-interacting protein kinase 1 isoform X12, which produces MTSQLQVFSPPTVSSSAFCRVKKLKVESCAWEVTGQSADGKFYPLSASQGDPSAAAISGGQSSNFNAPVTAYTSANLLFPPAGGSRGHIVVRAADSTGSAPGPSTRRASDLSLRDPYQKYGLKRKSEEVESSGSVQILEELSAPLLPNRNGAGTTTQSITHSTSTTKSSSSNSEGDYQLVQHEIVCSNSNSYEVLEFLGRGTFGQVAKCWKRGTNEIVAIKILKNHPSYARQGQIEVSILNRLSTENADEYNFVRSYECFHHKNHTCLVFEMLEQNLYDFLKHSKFSPLLLKCIRPILQQVATALMKLKSLGLIHADLKPENIMLVDPLRQPYRVKVIDFGSASHVSKAVCSTYLQSRYYRAPEIILGLPFCEAIDMWSLGCVIAELFLGWPLYPGASEYDQIRYISQTQGLPAEYLLSAGTKTVRFFNRGSDSSYPLWRLKTPTEHEAEMGIKSKEARKYIFNCLDDMMQVNMSTDLEGTDMLAEKADRREFIDLLKKMLTLDADKRITPLKTLGHPFVTMAHLLDFPHSSHVKSCFQNMEICKRRTNPFDNGKNLFSSNTAPNAAANLTVTFSSQLNQHNQQATVNIPGITQQRVPLQARPNQLCAQTEPFQQTLIVCPPTIQGLQTSSKHSGFPVRMDNAVPLVPQNQSGQPLQLQPGMLTQAWPAGTQQILIPSTWQQMPGIALHNAVQPVIAESPMGALLSDNMGAGQQLPSWRGSHGGQYNGVMQQASLLGGHMPLAAGVQPLHMGAAHGSRSQGGASGKRNKARATDNRNRALSLLEPPKVHHSPLLITTPYNSMASQPIIITDTPSPAVSVITIHSDTEDEDERKYHPTSCGLQQRSEVISCVTVHDSQDSDSSNGSPSTPKRLPNFVEAPPPLTKSLAIIVPSIKTQQGGHASSNSKASRVSGQAPNPCSKGKKAAQQQQQQAGTSGSSRNDHHQRGTPGRVQPLNLSQVQPPVSSSQDWGGSSSRSSRSSSSSSSSSSSLSRRQQAYVPVSSHAQYYLQEAPPHSAGLSHLSASATLGRQPHLYSYAPSASSAMAQLLAPQPGSHQVNASATFPPHASGLLHRKAGGMAHNLLGAPTVPTSQFQHQFSAQPYIATSRAGAVYGGYPISPRKINEFPYL